CCAAATaggataataatatatataaatgtttatctGAGTAGTGGAAGAAAAAAaggattaaaaagaaaaaacctttattaaataaaaaagaaaattgtttttacaTGTTCACcaagaaaaagtttaaaaaaaaagaaaaactaaattaatatatcaaatgatcAATGTGATATATGGTTAGAGTTTATATTACGTAGGATATAACAAaactattttgaaaaataaatattttccaattttaaaagtatattttaagtttatacggtttatgactttttttttctttgtttttgaattttgtaaaaaaatatatataaaagagataaatattgccaaaaaatatagagatgtcacgtaggataaaaacctatgtgacaaattttaaaaataactttagatTGAGTTAGAAAGGTAGGATtattactgttttaatatatatatatatatataatcatttaataTCGTTAACAAATTATGCTatgattaattatatgtatattgtacGTTTGTTTTCTCATCCAGAAATTGTTAGCATAATTTTAATAAGTTTATCGAAAGAACAATTATAGCTGAAATACTAATTGAAATTGGTAACTTTTGTATTTCTTCACATATATTTTGACCAACTGAAAACTACATGAACGCGTTTGTAGATAACGATTTTAGCTAAAAAAAATGGAAGTAGCTAgcaattaagagttaagacCACACTATAAATACCATACAAATGCAAACAATACAATACGTGAAAAAAATACTAACTAATTAATCATCATGATATTCTTCATTATTGTTTCCATCGTTTCAATGTTCTTCTTCATGCTCACAAAATGGACGACTTGTTCACACAAAAAGCACTTGCAACCGCTTCCCCCGGGGCCAAAACCCTTGCCTTTAATCGGTAGCTTAATCACCATGCTTCGAAACAAGCCCGTGTTCCGATGGATTCATAAAATGATGGATGAAATGAAGACCAAGGTCATTTGCATTCGCTTGGGTAATGTACATGTCATAGCTGTTAGCGATCCAAAGATCGCTCTTGAGTTCATGAAAGACAAACATGGTGTCTTCTCGTCAAGGCCCGATGTCATGTCGAGTCATGTTATATCCTGTGGTTATTTGGGCACCATTTTTGTTCCAATGAGTGATAATTGGAAGAATATGAGGAGAATTATATCCACTGAGGTTGCTTCAGTAGCTAGGCATAAGTGGCTTGCGAACAAGAGAAACGAAGTAGCCGACAATCTGCTTAggtatatataaatgttaataatatataaaaaccatTCAAACATATGTAATATTAACTATAACCTgacatgttcatatgtgaacgaatTTGTTTACATATACCATTCGTATACgaacatcaagttatatatattttacaagttCTGATGATTCTTCATATTCAAATGGTTCTTCAGCTCGATCACATGactttttctaaatatatatagaatagaatgttcctatatatatatatatatatatatagctggaTTCTGGAATCTGCATATATATGCATCTTGCGAAAACctattataaaaatctaatactaTCCATAAAATGAACATCCACATCTGTAATTTAGTTGTCTCAACACTTTACTGCAAAATGTGTACTCTTTTAGGTACATATACAGCAGATGTGAGACCAATGTCGTGGCTACTGGTGGCATTGTTAACGTAAGGACCGCCGCGATCCAATACACTAGCAATGTCTCAAGGAAGATCATGTTTGGGAGTATGTATTTCGGCAAAGGGAGTGAAGATGGTGGACCCGGGGAGGAAGAAATCGAGCATGTTGATTCGCTTCTCACGATTCTTAGTCATATCTATGCCTTTTGCGTGACCGATTACATCCCATGTTTGCGGTGGATTACTGATTTTGATGGGCACGAGAAGACCTTAAGGAAGGCCTTTCATAACACAAGAAAGTATCAAGATCCTTTGATTGATGAGAGGATCCAACAATGGAAAAATGGTGTGAGGAAAAAAGAAGATGATTTGCTTGATGTTTTAATCAACCTTGATAACCCTCGACTAACCACAGATCAGATCAAAGTCCAAATCCATGTAAGATCAAATAATTTTAAGGGATTTGCTAATAATGACAGTTTCATGTGTTGTCGTTAACGTGAATAAAATAGTTGTAcctttaccataaaattcaggggtacATTGGACCTTTTATATGGAAGATACAATTTCCTTTATGCATGTTAACGACAACCCTTGGAGCTAGTTAGCGTTTTCCTAATTTCAATACTTTGTGGCATTTTCACTGTCCAATTATGGAAATTAGACATCTTTttttgatgttatatgtattaattacAGGATCTTATGATAGCAACGATTGATAATCCGTGGAATAGTGTAGAATGGGCAATGGCGGAAATGATAAACCAACCAAGGATCATGGATAAAGCAATCCAAGAGCTTGATTACGTTGTCGGAAAAGATAGACTAGTACAAGAATCTGATCTACCCAACCTCAATTATATCAAAGCATGTGTGAAAGAGTCTTTCAGGTTACACCCGGTTGCACCTTTCATCCCCGTTCACATGACAACGAGAGACTCTAGTGTCGCTGGTTACTTCATACCAAAGGGTAGCCATGTGATAGTGAGCCGTCTTGGGCTAGGCCGGAACCCTGAGGTATGGAGTGACCCATTGAATTTCGATCCAAACCGTCACATGAATGTAAATAGCCAAGTGGTGCTAACCGATCACAATCTTCACTTGTTTTCGTTTGGCACCGGGCCACGTGGGTGCCCCGGGGTGTTGTTGGGGACAACCATGTCCGTAATGCTATTAGCTAGGCTTGTACAAGGGTTCACTTGGAAATGTCCACCCAATGAACCACATGTTGATCTTAACGAAAACCTTCATGATATATGGAGAGCTAAGCCATTGTTGGCCCTCGCCAAGCCTCGTCTGCCGCACCATCTATATCCCACTTGCTAAATAAAGTATCTTTTGTTTGTAGTAAGTTTTACAGTATACTTGTATATCTCAAAGTAAAGAGGCTGATATCAAAACTATTTACATTACTTCGTGTtatatgtttttcatatttgttttcCATCCGAAGGTCATATTGGATTCactaatatataaactaatgtTATGTAATATAATCAATAAATTTATAGTTACTATGTTTTGTATAGTTTACTAGCTAGTTTAGGGTTTAAGTTTTCAATGTCAATGTATGTACACATATAATTGCATCACATACTTATTTACTTATCAAGAAATTCATGgaacttttcaaatttattCACATTAATCCGCAcattttatacttatattatcGTCAAACTTTCATATATTGTTAGAAAGCGGTAAAGCAACCTTATATCAACCTTATAATTCATTGGATTGATAGCTAATGGCACAGGAATAATCCTTTCAATGAAGGCTTGTTCCCGGGGGATCCAGGTTCAAGACCGAAAGGGACGAGTGTTTTACATCTATTAATTGTCATGTCTTCAGGCAAATTAATAGAGAGTTTTTCCTCTTATAAGGTATTGGTTAAGAGGGCTCTCTAACGTGGACCTGGTTAAAACAACATACTCTAGACCCCTTTTGTGAATTGTGATGTTTTATCCGcctgttaaaaaaagaaaaaaaaaaaaaaaccttataaatTCTTCATGTATCTTGatgatgataaataaaaaggaaaCTATTAAATGCGACATTAAGGACTGtacttaacgtgtataaaaaaaatgtaattttttatatcaaaagtctaCCTCTTAATTTACTTAATTTATGGTAGGTGCaaaactattttatgtattcTAATAATAGCTCATagaaagtttttaaataaacaaacaactAATAAAGTGTATACATTTTTGAACACCTACTATtactgaaaattaaaaatatgtataaacttAATTGTGCTCCACAATTAAGtttcaatgttaaaaaactaaaaatatgaaGTACCgtattatataaacataataaatatatagtagtAAAGAGAAAAAATTTCAAGTTTGATTTGTTTAAAGAGTGTTATATAGATgtaggggtgtaaacgagctGAGCCGAGCACTAAACCGAGCCCGAGCTCGATAGTGTTCGAGCTCGAGATCGTTTAAGGAACTCGAGCTCGAGATCGTTTAACATTGTCAAAAGCGTTGAAGCAATTAAAGTGGCTAGGAGGACTATCGATAAGACAATGAAAGGCGAGTTGGGGAAGGGGACTGATATAAAATTCTGGATCGATATGTGGGCAGTGGATGAGCCTCTTATGTCTAGATACCCACTGTTGTTCAAATTGGAAAAAGATAAGAGAACATGTGTCGCATATCGATTTAACAAGGAAGAAAATACGTTTAATGGGCTTTGAAATTGGACCAGACATTTGTCCACGACTGAGGAAGTGGGTGAGTTTTCGAGCCTAATTAGTCTGCTTGATGGGAGGTGTTTATCTAATAGGGAAGATAAATGGGTATGAATGGGCGCCAAGGAAAAAGTCATGACGGTCAGTACTGTGAAGGAGTTGATTATTAGTAAAAGAGACTTAACCAATAGATATGTTTTCGATTGGTGTAAATGGGTACCAAAGAAGTGTAATGTTTTCATGTGGCGTGCTGCCATGGATCGGCTACCCACCTCGACAGCTCTTCAAGCTAGAAACTGCTATTTTGACAATCCTGAATGTGTATTCTGTGGCGATAGGGTTGAGGATGTCAATCACCTGTTTTGAAAGTGTATTACAGCAGCAAGAGTGTGGCCGGAAAGTAAGGAACGAGATCAAATTTGCAAAGGTCAACCGCAATGTGACCGGAATTCTCCAAGACATTAAGTTGTTCGGGTTTTGTGGTATAGGAATCGTACAAAGAATAAGGGTATAATGTGAGATGATTGATGTAATTTTAACATTGTGTAATATGTTGTAAATATACTGCCGGCGATTTGTCGGGgtcatataaataaaagtttacttaaaaaaaaaaataaaaaaatgctaAACACAACCTTTTCAgacaaaaaaaaccctttcatatCAAAAGAATTTAATGTTAATTGCAAAACTATTTAACTATTTTTTGAAAATCAGATAAAGGTTGATACCAAAACTGTCTCCACCGGTAATCGGAAACCATTGGCGGCCGCTATTCTTTACAATAATAATCTATCATTCACATgaataatatatagatacactATAATACTATATTAGCATGAATATTTACAAGATTCTATATTTTAGTAAAAGATTATGGCAACAAAAAATCACAGCAGTAAACATATATCCATCTTATTCATCACTGTTTTTATTGGTGGAGCATTCATCTTCAGTTATTTATGGacctcttcttcttccactGTTTACACACCATTTCGCTTtgtaaccctaaaccctaattTCTTCAATGACACCAATAAGGTcagtttcttcttttttctaattttgactttttgggtcaatatttagttattttaagcTCGAAATTGATGtgattttgttgcaaattaAGCCATAAAAATGGTTGTTTCTTATTGATTACTTGTTTTTCGATTCAATGTGGTTGTTATTTGCCCTTTAGATTACCTACATTGGTGTAAATTTGGCATTGGGACTAATTGAAGTTGACCCGGAAAAGTCAAactttgtaatttttaaaattggcACTTTCccagggttttttttttttttttttcttattttatttttagtagcAAGAATGATGTTTTGAGTGTTGCAGTGTGTTAAAGTTTGGACCTTTTtgcttattttgttttatttttttagatagTAGATATTAAAGTTCAAAAGGATGAGAGGTTATTATCAGGAACTTTTGCGGATTTACCTGCCCCCGAAATCGAATGGGAAGAGATGGAACCGGCACCTGTTCCACGTCTAGACGGTGCTTCAATACAGATCAATGAATTGTTTTACGTGTTTTCTGGTTATAGAACACTTGACCATGTGAGTATTTATCTTTCCTTGCATCGAGCGTGTTTCGTTTTAGTTATATGTTTCATGTACAAATTACCTAATTACATTCAAGTTGCAATTATCTAAGATCTTATTATTTTGGGTAATAGGTACATTCTCATGTTGATGTTTACAATTTCACAAGCAAGAAATGGGGAGAAAGCTTTGCTACACCAAAACAAATGGCTAATTCTCATTTAGGAATGGCGACAGATGGAcgctatatatatgttgtttctgGGCAACAGGGTCCTCAATGTCGAACTCCTCCTGTTGCTGAAACGTTTGTGCTGGATACTCAAACAAGAAACTGGGAACCGTTTCCTCCTTTACCAGAACCTAGGTATGATAGTGTATTATCAGGCTTCGCAGTGTACGTTCTGACGGAGCTgaaaaatgggtgggtcaggcTTGGCTGGTAACAGATCAAAACGTTAAACTGTGTACAGATTGAAACAAGCCGTGTTGTTTGACTTAGTTCTTAACACTGTATGCTCAAATACctagatacatatattttataaataattagtcCGTCGAATATCATTTTAGGATCATATTCTTTTAATAAgattaatctttttttaaaaaaagaaaataatgtagGAGGATCTATGTTTAAAATATCCTCAACCTTTGACTTAGACCAATTTCATTTAGCTAGCTTTCTATTCTACTTGATCAACCCGTTAAAGTAAACATAAACCCAAACCCCATTCATAAGTTCAGAATTGCCACCTCTTTATTctgattttttttgaaattagaATGTATTGGCCGTTTTAATGTAACTACACAAATATAATCTCCAGATATGCTCCGGCAACTCAAGTTTGGAGGGGTAGGCTTCATGTGATGGGAGGTGGAAAGGAAAACCGTCATACGCCTAGTACGGATCATTGGAGTATTGCAGTGAAGAATGGCAAAGCATTAGAAAAAACATGGAGGAAAGAAGTACCAATTCCTCGTGGGGGTCCACATAGGTAAACCCACTTGACCAAGCATACACCCATATGGGATCAGCTGTGTATAGCTAAATAGGGAATAAATTGATAGTTATCAGGGATGTATTGTTTTGTGTTTTAAGGGGATGTATAAAACCATGTGTGTTTTGACAGAGCTTGTATTGCTGTCGGAGATCAGCTCTATGTTATTGGTGGTCAAGAGGGTGACTTTATGCCCAAACCAGGGTCACCTATCTTCAAGTGTTCACGCAGGCATGAGGTCAGTTGAGTTATACACTTTCATATACAATCTTAAAAAGAATTACATTTCACCCTCAAGCGTATTACTTTTCATGATCAAAGTTGTTAGCTACAGATTAAACAGGGGCGGTTTAGTTGAGACAGTTAACTTTTTTTCTGGATGTCATTTGCAAGACTTGTTGAAAGAATTAGAGTTCATTTTGTCTTGGAAGTTAGAAATAGTGTGTGAGTTGAATTATAtgctttaattaattttatatagcAACAGAGCTTAAATAACATAGTGACATGTTCAATATTTCAGGTAGTTTATGGTGATGTTTATATGCTGGATGTTAAGATGAAATGGCATACATTGCCATCTATGCCAAAGCCCGATTCACATATAGAAGCTTCATGGGTAATTTGTAACAATTCAATCGTGATTGCGGGAGGCACAACAGAGAAAAATCCCGTGACAAAGCGAATGATATTGGTTGGAGAGCTGTTCCAGTTTGATCTTGACTCAAAGGTATGGTATTACTACCATCTCTTGCTTAAATCTTGCTTTTGTATTGCTGTGGATGTCTTAATACCCTACAAATCCACACAGAAATGGCATGTGATCGGTAAACTTCCTTATCGTGTGAAAACTACACAAGCAGCATTCTGGAATGGATGGTTCTATATCACATCTGGTCAGCGAGACAAAGGACCTGATAATCCACAACCAAAAAAAGTTGTAGCAGACTTGTGGCGAACCAAACTGAGCTGCTAAAAAGATCGTTTTCAACTTTTTGAGTTCCAACATTTTTTGCTTACTTCATTATTTTACTAAATAGCTTGATCTAGAGAAATTTTTTTCCCAATTGACAGTTAACACATTCGGTGTAGGATGTAAATGAGTATAGTCTCGCCTgttttttaacaaatatattAGACAATGTAGATaacgtttgtttttttttttatcaagataaTTATTTAGTTCTCATGTTGATAATTCATGCTTGATAGACTTGATGTAGAACGATCTACATGAAGATAGTCCTTCAGTTGCTTTTAACAATGATTTAAAGATGAGAATTTGGAATTTAGTTTTatcagttttatttttttggttaagAAACTGTACAAGAGCTGAATTTCTCGTTTATACAATAAAAATCTCATAACAATATCTTGTACTCGGTATCAGCAGATAGCTATATAACAATAAAATGACCTGGAACTTAGAACTTTTCCATACTAATTTGAAGGTCGTGAGGTGGTAGTTGATGCTGCGTGTACATGTGTATGGTCTCTCATTTGCTTTCAACAGTGACACGGAAATGAACAATTCGGCATTTTGGTTAGAAAAACTGTACAAGAGTAGTTTCTCATTTATAGAATAAATCAAATAGCAATATTGTGTACTTGGTATCAGCAGATAGCTTTAAAGCAGGAGGACGACCTGAAATCAAAGTTTTTCCATGCTAATCTTAAGATCAAGAGTGGCacaatgaaatggaaaaacAAGATCACCTCCTGCTACAACATACAAACATCAGCAAACAACTTAACTGGCCTAGGCAGCTGGTACTGTATGGTTCCTTGTAACTCGCTAGGTTCCCAAAAATATATGGAGATCGTAGAACTCAACATCCTAGATCCAATTTTATCTTAGTAAAGGCGCATATGGAGCTGGGCATGGAGATATAGTGAGATCTGGTAATTGGTTAATCAGATCAACAGTTGCCTCCAAGCATTTGCTTAGTATTCTCTTCTCACACCTGATAAGCTGTGTGGCGACTCGTTTCTTGGGGTCGATATCACATTCACCTAGCTGTATTACCAAAAAGCATATTGATTAATTCTAAACGCGACCAGGATATGAATtgaggtggcaatttcaacccatttaggTACAATGGGTTGAGTTGGTGGTTTATGATAGGGTTAAGTTATATATCTAGCAGGTCAACTAGGTTATGCTTAATAAAGGTAATGATTAAAACGGAATAAAAGTCATCGgaaatatattcaaatattcaagtacataaaacctcctaaatcgtTTTATTGCCGAAAATCTTAAAATGTAGTTCCTGTAATCGTACTCGACACATTAACTatctaaaaaattaaacaatatcAGGGGTTGTAGTTTGGACAGATCAGATCTAATCCATTTTGACAAGCACTACAAAAATAGCATCTTCGACCCGTTACCCAGTCCGCCCCTTTTACAACCCATAGGCATAGTTCAAAACTAGGAAACTTACCAAGGCTTCATCTTCGCTTAGAGTAGTGGGGTATCCGGCCAGTCTTTCCCTGAAATACGTAGCTATTTGATCCAAAACTGCATGTTCCATACAAGGACTTACCTGTGATATCATATTATGAAAATAATCATGACACTAAGTTGTAAGTTGTCACCTGATATCGACAACATGTCCACCAGATTGACTTACCGGACAAACTGGACCCTGAGAAGAAAGAACAGATTCCATCTCTAAAGGATCTGAAACATAACCTAACCTCATGTACGGAAGCATATCTAGAACGGCTTCTCTTTCCTTCCCTACTTTCACctagagaaaaataaaatgtagtCAGCATCTAACCTCATGCACAACATCATTATTCATACAGCAAAACTAAGAATGACGTATGCCTGGAATGGTTGTATGGTTAACTTTCCATTTCGTTGAGCAACTAATCTCTTGTCTTGATATTGAGGATCCTCTGTATTTAATGCTGCCTGAAAGCCAGAGAAGTAAGATTGAGTACATGcagatatataattttgataaagATATGAGTAATTCAGAGTTCACCTCAACCACCAGACGGTCAAAAGAGTTATCTTCATCAACAAAACCATAATTTATAAGCAACTTCGAATTTGGTTGTGGACCACACCtacgattacaaaacaaaaatgtataataaaaatCAGCAGGGTACCTTGACAGTAAGCGCTTTAGAAACAGTCCAGACAGAAAATAGATATTCACAGAATCACTCCTTATTTTTCGGTTTTGCAAGTAACTTCATGTTTTATAGATAGTACGAGTAGGCTAGAAAAGGCTATTGAGGCATCCAGTAActgattaaaaacaaaaaaaatcactGCAGAAATGCATATGATGTTTTTAGAACATATCCAtctttaaaattacaaaaaggGAACCACCTGTACATGGACACATACATGGACACATACAATAGAAGGGAGTGATACTTCAACTGATGAAAGACTGCTTTAATAACATGACAACACTACTACTGCAGTAGCATCTTGAAGTTACATCTTGTGATGTAGTCTAAAAGGAAAAAGATACCATACCATACGACTATAGATTGCCCGGCTATGTATGGGCGATCAACAACCAATTGAACAGCTCCATCTACAGCTGTTAACATCGCTCTGCAGTTGCTCCTATAGGTCAGAAGAGGAGGTCCAAGAGGGACCAATGCAAACCTCCGTGCCAAACTGACATTCTGAATTTGGAAAGCGAGTATTGTACAATTGATAAGGAACAGTGAAAAAGAAAGGCAGAACTATAGAAAGTTGATGATAGATGAGAATCTGTCATATattatacttattttatttccaATATCTAAAAAGATACTTTAACACACATTCAAATGCTAGATAAAGCTAAAAATGCATATTACTCTCATCTCAAAACAGCTTTAACACAGACTATTCATATCAGACTATAATCTTATGACCATAAAGTGGTGGAATAAGTTATATGTAACGGCAAAAAAACAACCAAGTGACACttctatatttaatattttctaaTATCAGAAAAGAACAGACCCTAAAACAATATACTAAAAGGAAAGTAAATGACAACCAAGTGTAATCAGATAATAGGAGAAACCTGCAAATGCACAACACACGACTGGACTGCGACAAAAGCTTGTTTAAAGATCTCATATGAAAACGCCTCTGTAGGAATATCAAATGGATATTGCTGCtcaagaaaaaaggaaaaagtaaaCTAAAGTAATCAGCTATCTGAAGAAAGCAAAAGTAAATCCAAAACCGTTACATgtacaaacacaaataaaataaaatgaacaagGAGAAAGCACCTGAAATAGAGATCCAGCCATAAACCAGACAGTGTCAAGCTCGCTATACTCTTTTCTGATGCCTTCTGCTCTTTCAACAACTTCAGCCTGATATATTTACACAGAGATTTACATTGAACTGATGAAAACGATAAACATTTTGccaaattttatatatggttTCTTTTACATACACGAGTGTTTACTTAAAGATCTTAAAGTTAAATCAAACTAGAAACAAATACCTTAACGGGACTGCCTGTCAGATAATCCAATTCTGATTCGGACCACAATAGAGGGGATTCCACAGATAACTGTCCCCTACCACGCTGACGATCAAGCTCCTTAATATACGGGTACCACACAGATTCTTTCCCTTGTTTTTTCTCATACATTAGATACAATGCAAGACAAGCTAACTCCGATAGTTTGTTCGTGGTTAGCAGTTCCGCTGCAATAaagtttataaacaaaatcctagtcatatataaatattactcAAGCAATAAGAATTTAGTTACAAAAAAACGAATAGCTGCCAGCATATCATCCTACATCATCAAATTACTCAAGAATTCCGTACATCTAAATTTCCAACTACAcaataattatcattttttcatCGCTATATCTAATTCAAGCCTAGTAACGAGAAAGTATCTATGTTCGATATAGAACTATGTACTCAACCAACTGGCTAAAGAACAATGCAAAACAATtcacatataattatataaaatgaacaaAATTTCGTAACAcgaaaagaaaaaactcaaaaagaatAAGTTACCGATAGTTTCGTTCCCTAAAACTCTCTCTAGTGTAACAACCAACGAATTCGGCACAGAAAACGCAATATCACCTGCCTacaattcaataataataataataataataataataaaacatatataatcaaattactcaaaaaaaagaaacaaaaatgcaACAACCTGCAAGTCTTCACTGGCGGCAACATAATGAGTGGAAGGATGGCGTGAATCGTAAGCAGGACGATCTTTCAAAACAACTTTACACGGAGGCAAACCGTTTTTATGCATCCATGATTTCAAATCTTCTTCTGCTTCTTCTTTTGTAAATTCCTTATGTTTATTAATAGCAGATACCATTATATCGGAACTCGAAGAGGCGAAAAAAACGTTTCGGTTTCGATACGAAGAGCGAAGAGCATTGTTGTGTTTGTGACTCGAAAATGAAAGTCTAGGAAGAACTGTAACAGAGcgatgattattattgttattattataatgaaTTGGATTAAAATCGAATATGCAATTGGTTTGATGTATAAAACAGACGTCCATTTTAAGTCAGAGTTGATTTAAATTGGAGGAAATGAGacttgaaattagggtttatttgTGATTTTGTGACTGACGGAATTACTGACTGACAAAGTGGGTGGGTGGATAATTTTGTTGGTGGCGTTGAGAGAAGAGGGGGGATAAGGAGGGAAAATGACAACCGGATTATATAGAGGATTGGGTCACTTTGCTTTTTTGGTACCTTACCTTTCTACATGTTTCTTTctccttttatttttctagttttctGGAAACTTTACATTTGTGTCAAGTTAATTAGTCTAGCAAAGTATGTACGTACAATAGCTTTGTTACATTTGCGTTAATTAGTCAACCACGGCATGACTCCACAATTTATacgatataattatataaatatgatttttttttgggtaaaaatgtTACCATAATACCGTggttagcttctttttttttttaaactgctTCAATAATCCGTCCTTACAATTGTAAAAAGTGAAATTCAAACTATgatgtaaatattttattactGTCTATAATTGACTTCTGTTACGATGATATTCATTTCAAATACATCTATCTCATCACTTTATACCATTTGTATCTTATCTATTATCTCACCACAAGAAACCTACTTGAATACAAGGCCGACTTTGCTTTTGATCTAAGCGGCAGAAAGCTTCACTCCAAGAATGTTGGCCGGTGTGGTTACCATAATGACGTTAGATGTCACATTGAACGACACTAGATGTCACCCCAACCCATAGTCCCATACATCGTGTTCTGGAAATATTCTGCTTTTTAAAGCACCAATAGCGTTTCTTCATGGTCGGGCCTCTATCACATCATAAACCGGCTTTGTTGCTCACATGTTTGTCTGATGTGGGACTATCAATGGTATGGTTTATATTATCTATGATACGATATGACCTATTAAAGCTCTGAACCACTCAAACATAGTAATATACTACCACAACACAgtaaatacatacataatacACCGACAAATACACTTACCCAACAAACTAATATCCCATCTTCGATTTTACATCTAACCTTGTGTGCCCGTTTAGCAAATCCTGGACACCGGGTTTAATAAAAAGATGACTTGGATTAGTACACAGCAATGTTCCGTTGTCAAACCTACAAAGTAATGATGCAATGGACCTGTGAATGTTCCAGACAA
The Erigeron canadensis isolate Cc75 chromosome 2, C_canadensis_v1, whole genome shotgun sequence DNA segment above includes these coding regions:
- the LOC122589287 gene encoding phenylalanine N-monooxygenase-like, with translation MIFFIIVSIVSMFFFMLTKWTTCSHKKHLQPLPPGPKPLPLIGSLITMLRNKPVFRWIHKMMDEMKTKVICIRLGNVHVIAVSDPKIALEFMKDKHGVFSSRPDVMSSHVISCGYLGTIFVPMSDNWKNMRRIISTEVASVARHKWLANKRNEVADNLLRYIYSRCETNVVATGGIVNVRTAAIQYTSNVSRKIMFGSMYFGKGSEDGGPGEEEIEHVDSLLTILSHIYAFCVTDYIPCLRWITDFDGHEKTLRKAFHNTRKYQDPLIDERIQQWKNGVRKKEDDLLDVLINLDNPRLTTDQIKVQIHDLMIATIDNPWNSVEWAMAEMINQPRIMDKAIQELDYVVGKDRLVQESDLPNLNYIKACVKESFRLHPVAPFIPVHMTTRDSSVAGYFIPKGSHVIVSRLGLGRNPEVWSDPLNFDPNRHMNVNSQVVLTDHNLHLFSFGTGPRGCPGVLLGTTMSVMLLARLVQGFTWKCPPNEPHVDLNENLHDIWRAKPLLALAKPRLPHHLYPTC
- the LOC122589513 gene encoding kelch repeat-containing protein At3g27220-like, which gives rise to MATKNHSSKHISILFITVFIGGAFIFSYLWTSSSSTVYTPFRFVTLNPNFFNDTNKIVDIKVQKDERLLSGTFADLPAPEIEWEEMEPAPVPRLDGASIQINELFYVFSGYRTLDHVHSHVDVYNFTSKKWGESFATPKQMANSHLGMATDGRYIYVVSGQQGPQCRTPPVAETFVLDTQTRNWEPFPPLPEPRYAPATQVWRGRLHVMGGGKENRHTPSTDHWSIAVKNGKALEKTWRKEVPIPRGGPHRACIAVGDQLYVIGGQEGDFMPKPGSPIFKCSRRHEVVYGDVYMLDVKMKWHTLPSMPKPDSHIEASWVICNNSIVIAGGTTEKNPVTKRMILVGELFQFDLDSKKWHVIGKLPYRVKTTQAAFWNGWFYITSGQRDKGPDNPQPKKVVADLWRTKLSC
- the LOC122588710 gene encoding ribulose-1,5 bisphosphate carboxylase/oxygenase large subunit N-methyltransferase, chloroplastic gives rise to the protein MDVCFIHQTNCIFDFNPIHYNNNNNNHRSVTVLPRLSFSSHKHNNALRSSYRNRNVFFASSSSDIMVSAINKHKEFTKEEAEEDLKSWMHKNGLPPCKVVLKDRPAYDSRHPSTHYVAASEDLQAGDIAFSVPNSLVVTLERVLGNETIAELLTTNKLSELACLALYLMYEKKQGKESVWYPYIKELDRQRGRGQLSVESPLLWSESELDYLTGSPVKAEVVERAEGIRKEYSELDTVWFMAGSLFQQYPFDIPTEAFSYEIFKQAFVAVQSCVVHLQNVSLARRFALVPLGPPLLTYRSNCRAMLTAVDGAVQLVVDRPYIAGQSIVVWCGPQPNSKLLINYGFVDEDNSFDRLVVEAALNTEDPQYQDKRLVAQRNGKLTIQPFQVKVGKEREAVLDMLPYMRLGYVSDPLEMESVLSSQGPVCPVSPCMEHAVLDQIATYFRERLAGYPTTLSEDEALLGECDIDPKKRVATQLIRCEKRILSKCLEATVDLINQLPDLTISPCPAPYAPLLR